The Leucothrix mucor DSM 2157 DNA window GGCGGCGATGATTGCGATTACCAGTAAATTTCTGCTGCGTATAAAAGGACGACATGTCTTTAACCCCTCCAATATCGGCATTGTGCTGGTGCTGCTTGCGACCGAGCAAACGTGGGTGGCTCACGGTAAGTGGGGGCAGGGCTTGTGGCTAGCGCTGCTGATGGCTGGATTTGGTTTGGTTGCGATGCTGGGGTGGAGACGCATGTTAACGAGTCTGGTGTTTTTATCCACTTATACCGCTTTGCTGGGCGCTCGTGCGATATGGCTGGGTGACCCGCCGGATATCCCGCTGCATCAACTGCAAAATGGAGCCTTGTTGATCTTTTGCTTCTTTATGTTATCGGACCCGATGACGACCCCACAGTCGCCTAAAGCCCGTGTTTTATTTGGGGCCAGCGTCGCGTTGATTGGCTGGTCGCTACAATATTTTTGGTTTATACCCAATGCGTTTTTATATGCACTAGCCTGTTGCTCACCGCTAGTGCCGTTGTTGAATAGGCGTTTCGCCGGTACGCGCTTCCACTGGCTAATCAGGAGAGAATCATGAAATTAGGTTTGCTTAAACTTCCATTGCTATTGGGCTTGTTTAGCCTCTCAACACAGGCCAGCGCCTTCTGTGGTTTTTACGTGGGAAAGGCGGATACCGGCTTGTTTAATGAGTCTTCGCAAGTGGTGTACGTGCGCGATGGCGTGCGCAATGTGGTCACCATGGCGAGTGACTTTAAGGGTGATGCCAAAGACTTTGCCATGGTTATTCCTGTGCCTAGCGTGCTGCGAAAAGAGCAAATCAGCGTAGTGAATCCGGCGGTAATGCAGCATTTGGATGCTTATTCTGCACCACGGCTGGTGGAGTACTTTGACCCAGACCCTTGTGCGCCAGTGGTTCGGCGCATGATGGCTCCGACCGCAATGCCTAGCCCTGCCATGGCTCCGGCAGCTCCAACCCGTCGTGCCGCAGAGTTAGGTGTAAAAATAGAGGCGCGTTACACCGTCGCTGAGTATGACATTTTATTGCTGTCGGCTAAGGAAAGCGGCGGGCTGGTCACTTGGCTAAAGGAGCAGGGCTATAAACTACCCAAAGGCGCAGAGCCGGTCGTCGGCAGTTATCTAAAGCAGGATATGAAGTTCTTTGTGGCGAAGGTGAATCTCAAAGAGTTGGATAAATCCGGCTTTACTCGCTTGCGCCCAATCCGCGTAGCGTATGACTATAAAAAATTCATGCTGCCCATTCGTTTAGGCACGGTGAATGCGCAAGGGAAGCAAGAGCTGTTTGTGTATGCCATGACCCGTAACGGGCGCGTCGAAACCACCAACTACCGCACGGTTAAACTGCCGACCGATGTTGAAGTACCGGCTTATATAAAAGACAACAAAGAGTTTGCCAGTTTTTATCGGGATATGTTTCGCACGGCGGTTAATCGTGAGCGCGGCAAAGCGGTCTTTCTGGAGTATGCCTGGGATATGAACTGGTGTGACCCTTGTGCGGCGGACCCGTTAACGCCGCTTCAGTTACGCGAGTTGGGCGCGTTTTGGGTTGACCCCAAAGGCAATAGCCGTGGTGGCGCGCAGGATGTATATATCACGCGCCTGCATGTCCGTTATGACCGGGCGAATTTTCCGGAAGATCTGATGTTTCAGGTCACCGGAAATAAGGACAACTTTCAAGGGCGTTACGTGATTCGCCATGCCTTTAAAGGTGAAGCCTCATGCCCTGCGGGTAAGAACTATTTCAGCCGGACGTTACCGCAGCGCCAAGAGAAAGAAATGCGCACACTGGCAAACCTCACCGGACGCAATATCAATGATATTCGCAAGCGGGTTGCCGCTAAATAAGTGGCGATGGGGCATCAGGGGATAGCCTGATGCTCTACCTTGCGATCAATATCATCCAGTCTGTTTTTCATCACTTAGCTGCTGTATAAAGAAACCCTGACTAAATGGCCGCCATGCTGCGGTTTTTACGTAAACAGGAGGGCGTTCGGCTCTCTGTAACTAAGGATTTTTAACGATGAAGCCAGCGGTTTTACAACTGACTAAATACCCCGAATGGGATCAGGAAGTATTGGATGCTAACTACGTAGTACATCGCGGGTTCGAGATTGATGACATGGCTGCGTTTTATCAAGCACATGGCGCGTCGATTCGCGGCGTAACTGGCTCGGCGGGTGAGCTGATTGATCGTAAGTTAATAGAGTCGCTGCCTAATCTGGAAGTCATTTCGGTGTATGGCGTGGGCTTCGATAAGGTTGATCTTGAAGCGGCTCGTGAGCATGGCGTGCGGGTGAGTAATACGCCGGACGTGCTAACCGATGACGTGGCTGACCTGGCGCTGGGGATGTTGCTAATGGCATCGCGCCGTATGGGTCAGGCTGAGGCGTGGGTGCGCTCTGGTGATTGGTTAAATAAGGGCAGCTTTCCATTGAGTCAACGTGTGTATGGACGACGTGCCGGTATTCTTGGTTTGGGCCGTATTGGTGAGGCAATTGGCCAGCGTTTGGCAGGCTTTGATATGACTATTTCCTATAGCCGCCGCTCGCCTAAAGACACCGTTCTGGCTGATTGGACGTATGTGGCGGATGCTTTGGAGCTGGCAAAACAATGCGATATTTTGTTTGTAGGACTGGCGGCGAATGATAAAACTCGGCACATGGTCAATAAAGAAGTGATCGAAGCGCTTGGCCCGAATGGCATGCTGATTAATATTAGCCGTGCAGCAAATATTGATGAAGAGGCGCTATTGGATGCGCTGGAAGAGGGTACTTTAGGTGCGGCGGCATTGGATGTGTTTGAAGGCGAGCCAGATCTTAATCCAAGGTTTTTGGCATTGGATAATGTATTGCTACAGCCGCACCATGCCTCGGGTACAGTGGATACGCGCAAGGCAATGGGTAAGCTGATGTTGGATAATTTGCAGGCGTATTTTGATCGGGGTGAATTGTTGACGCCGGTTGTTTGATCGAGGCCGGTTATAGTCGTGTCCGCACTTTTACGCGCATAAAAGTGCGGAATATTACATTTTTATGCGCGTAAAAGTGTAGTAAGCAATAGTCTGAAGTTTATGGAAATAGATAAAAGCTATTAAAAACATACTACTAGAAGGTGGTTAACATGCCACTGAAGACATTCTTATGATCAGCCGCGCTGACTACCTCGCACAGGACGCGCAAAGCAGCCAAAAGCTGGAATTCTCTGAAGGCCAGATATTTGCTATGGCGGGTGGCACTTTCACCGTGTTGGGAAAGATAAGTGGTTGTTGCATGTTTACAGTGATTTAGCGGCAAAGGTAGTGCTAGAAAGTTTGGACGTGAGCTTGCCGTTAGAAGCAATTTATCAGGGGTAGTCTTCTAGTTTCATTGCTCATCAAATTGCTATGTGCCGTATTGTATAGAAAATTGACTAGCCTTTACCACCGGCTCAATTGACCGGCTAACTTTCTTTAGTTCCACTATTCCATACCGCTCCATTGTTTTCAGAGTCCTACTGAGATTGCTGACTTGTCGTCCACTCAATTCTGCTAGGTCTTTAAGCGTCTTGGGTTGTGTCTCTTCAATCATTTTCAGTAAACGAACGTTATTATCACTCAAAACTTCGCTAAGCGACTTCATAGAGCTAAACCAGACCTTAGGGTCATCCTTGTTTAGTTTTGTACGCCCAGCTGCTACATCTAGCATGCGTTTTTGGAATTGCTCACGGGGCATAATGCCGATTTTCAAAATGTTACTCATGATTTGTTTACCTCACTTAGTACTTCATTAACTCGTTGGAAGAAGTCTTGTAATAGTTGTTCTGGACTGCTGAAGGAGTAGGGTGTTCCTTTATCAATAGATGATTGATGTAAATGATCATAAGCAACTATGCGGCCACTAAAACGTCCTCGCTTTTTGGGTTTAACAGCGTGAGCATTATCAAACCCCATGATTCGTTTGTTGTAGTTATTATGAAGCGTTAGGTTATAACGAATGCCATGAGGAATATGTTCACTTGGCTCCACAGTCCATGCTTCAATTTTGTACCAGTAACCATTTTCTTCAGTGTACTCAGTGCCACTGAGTTCTAGTAATAGCCCAAGACCATCGATATTTGCCATAAATAAATACTTATCAGTAGATGATAGGTATCATATGTTAAGTCACTCTCACTTGCAATTCTGAGTATGATTCAGAAAGAAGTAACTCTTTCAGCTATATCTACAGTGATTTGAGTGTAAGAAGTTTCTTGGTCAGTGAAGCGATGAAGGTTGTTCAGTAGATAAGCAACCCCTACCAAGAGTATGTAAGGGTTGCTATCGATACTTAAGTACGCTGCGCCCCATGATAAAGATTCACCACATGATTAGCCTCAGCAAAAAACAACCAACGCTCAGCAGTAATCCCAACCATAGCAACCACAAACGCTAGCAGTGCCCAAAACACCGCCGCACTCGCACCAACCACCATCACCGTAGTCAGTAAAAACGGAATAAAGAAGCCACAAGCAAACACCATAGCTTTCAAGCTATTAATCTTCCCCTGCGCTGTTTTATAACCAAATTCCTCAGTCAAAAACGTGCCAGCGGTATGGCCAACATCCAGCAAACGAACCTTGCCACGTGCAAAGCCAGTTGCGGTATTAATACTTGAAGCGCTCGGTGTACGAATCCAGAAGTAGTAGATCCCTTTAGCGATCGTTGCGATAAAGATCAGTCCCAGCGTAATGCCGCCCATCATGCCGAGTGATTCATGACCATTCAAAGCCAGTAGCAGGTTGAACAACAACGCACCGGTAGCAAATGCCAGCAGGATATAGTTGGTTGGTGTTAGCGGTGTATTCCACTGCTTAATCGTCTTCAGGCAGCCATAAATCATGCCCTGACTAAACAAGGTTGCAAATGCCAGCATCACCCCAAATAAGCCCATCAGTTTACTGAAAAAGCCAATGCTGCCAGTATCGCTCAGGAAAACGCCCAGCAAATAAAACATGGCAAAGGGGAAAAACAATACCGCGAATACTCCTTCACGAGATAACCACGAGGTTCTGAAGCGGAAGAAAGCGCGCCAGGCATTTTTGGGATTCGCCAAATGCTGAGTAGAGGCTAGTAGTCCGGCGATAATCAGGACTAGGGCAAGTACCGTACTGCCCATAATCGTGCCGCGCTCCAATGTTACAAAACCAAATACATGTGCCATCACTAGCAGCATGTATAAACCAAATCCGGCACCTGAGGACACCGTAAACGCAATCACAGAAAAAGCGGGATGCATGAGGGGTCTCCTTAGCGTGCGATGGACTGATTAACCCAGTCTTTCACGGAACTGATTAATGATTTATTCGGTTTCTCAGCAACGGGCTGAGGCTTCATAATGCGCGGTGGCAGGTAGTGATTGGTTGGGCTGTAGCCCAGTTCCGGCATTAACTGATGGCCGCCACGTTCACGAACCAAAGTGCTGACATTTGAATTGGGATCATCAAAGTCACCAAAGTGGCGCGCATGCGCAGGGCAGGTGATCACGCATGAAGGCTGACGATCAATTTCGTTCAGGCTTTCATCGTAAATGCGGTCAACACACAGCGTGCATTTTTTCATCGTGCCGGTATCGCGATCCAATTCACGCGCACCGTAGGGGCAAGCCCATGAGCAGTAGTTACAGCCCATGCACTTGTCCTGATCAATCAATACAATGCCGTCTTCTTTACGCTTGTACGATGCGCCGGTTGGGCAAACATCGACACAGTCCGCTTGCTCACAGTGCATGCACGACATCGGCATATTGACGGTTTTACTGTTGGGGAAATCGCCGACTTCATAATGACGCACGCGGTTAAACCAAACCCCGCTGGGGTCTTCGTCATATGGCGCGTAGTCGGTCAGCGGGCCAGTGGTTCCCGAGGTATTCCACTGTTTGCAAGAGACCGCGCAGGCATGGCAGCCAACGCAGACATCCAGATCAACAACTAATCCTAATTTCATGATTTACTCCCGTCATTGTCGGCAGGCTTGCCCCGTTTGGTGTCGCCGCGCTTATGGTCTGCATCGTCGTGAACACTACCGCGTGACAAAATATCGTCCATCGAGCGGTGTAGCTGAACGGACTGGCCATTGGCGTGTGCGTTGTAGCGGAGAATGTCTGGTGTCTCGCCCATACCTGGTACTTTCTTCATATCAGGGAATTGTGGGTAAGCACCGGTTTCGCCGTTTTCAACCGGATAGATTTTGACGCGTAAGTCATACCAAGCGGCTTGACCAGTAATGGGGTCAGAGTTGGTAACGTTGTCCAGAGCATCACCTTTTTTCGGTAATAGTTCCGAGATCAGGTGATTCATTAGGAAGGCATCTTTGGCTTCATTCGCGCCTTTTTTCAGGCCCCATGCGCCGGATTGCTTAGCGATGGCGTTCCATGTCCACACCGTGTTTTTCACACAGCCTTCCATCAGTTTGACCTGTACGCGGATTTTGCCGTTATGTGACTCAACCCACACCCAATCTTTATCTTCAATGCCCATTTCCTCGCCTTGTTCGCGATTCATGTACAAGAAGTTTTGAGAGATGATCTGGCGTAGCCACGCGTTCTGCGAGTCCCAAGAGTGATACATGAACATTGGGCGCTGGTTGATGGCATGGAATGGGTATTCCTTTTCATCAATTCGCGTTTGCTCCAAAGGCGTGTAGAACTCCGGTAGCGGTTTGAAATATTTGGTCAGGCGATCTTTGTGATGTTGCTCGGTTGGCATCGGTCCATCGTATAAACCTTGTCCGGCTAAGTTAAACTTTTGCAGGGTTTCGGAATATAGCTCCATCACGATTTGATCGGTTGAGCCGACCCAGCCATTTTTCTTAGCCCAGGTCAGGTAGTCTTTATTAGCATGGCGGTAATAGCGGGTTTCAGGCGGGAAGGGAACTTCCATAAATGCGCCATTTTCCGCATAACGCTCCCATTGCTTAGGGTTTGGCTTGCCGCGAAGGTGAATTTCATTGCCATTTTCATCCAAGCGCCAGCCCGCCAGCAGGCCGATACCGGGTTCTTTTTCCCAGTTGATCACGAAGTCTTTGTAGTTTTTGTATTTACGCTTGCCTTCTTTATCGACAAACACTGGAAAGCCAAGTCGACTTCCAACTTCCAGCTGTACTTCCTGCCATGAGAGCACATCACGATCTGGCTCCAAAATCGGCTGACGAATTGCATCACAAGCCGCATGTGGTTCTGAAATCGGGCGATCCAGCATGGAAATCGTATCGTAGCGCTCCAGATAGGTCGTATCCGGAATCACCAAATCCGCGAAGTTTACAATCTCAGAATGATAAGCATCGGAGACTACAATAAACGGAATTTTATGCTCGCCATTTTCATCCCGCTCAGCCAGCATCTGGCGCACTTCTGAGGTGTTCATGGTGGAGTTCCAGGACATATTCGCCATGAACATCATCAAGGTATCGATGGGGTAGGGGTCGCCTTTAACCGCATTGGTAATCACCATGTGCATCAAACCGTGGTTTGAAATCGGCGCATCCCAAGAGAAGGCCTTATCTATGCGCAATGGCTTGCCGTCATCATCAATCACCAGATCTTCCGGACAAGTTGGGAAGCCGAGTGGTGGTGATTTCAGCGGCGTATTCGGGGCCGTTTCTTTGGCAGGTTTCAAGTGCGGCGGAATGTGCTTAGGGAATGGAGGCTTGGCCAAGTGCCCACCCGGACAATCCACCGAACCCAGTAGAATCTGTACAAAATGAATCGCACGACAGGCCTGGAATCCATTGGAGTGAGCAGAAATACCACGCATGGCGTGCATCGACACCGGGCGGCCGATAAATTTATCGTGCTTACGGCCTGCGTAATCGGTCCATTCTTGTTCGATTTCGATGGTTTCTTTGAAGGCAACGTGGGCCATTTCAAGCGCCAAGCGCTCGATAGTATCTGCTGGAATGCCTGTGATTTTAGCGGAGTGCTCGGGAGAGTATTTATCGTCGAGGTAGGTCTCAGCGAAAATTACCATGGAGCTACGAACGGGTTTACCGTTGACTTCGCCTTCGTAGAATAGGGCAGGGTTGATGTCGGGAAGCTTGCCGTTAACTGGTGCTTCTTTTTCCATATCCCAGACTAGCGGATTGCCTTTCTCATCGCGTAGGAATAAACCATCACCTTTTTCGCCCGGTGTGTTCTGCACTAAGTAGGCAGAGTTGGTGTAGCGAATCAGGAACTCCCAATCAAACTGGTCATGCTTCAATAGCACATGAACCATGGATAGGGCGAACTGCATATCGGTGCCGGGTGTAATCCCAACCCACTCATCTGCAATGGCTTGGTAGCCGGTGCGCGTCGGGTTGATCGAAACGAATTTCGCACCACGACGTTTAATCTTTTCCAGACCAATTTTGATCGGATTGGATGCGTGATCATCAGCAACACCCCACATCATGAAATATTTAGTGCGATCCCAGTCTGGATCACCGAATTCCCAGAAGGCGTGGCCCATGGTGTACAAACCACCAGCCGCCATATTCACTGAGCAAAAACCACCGTGGGCTGCCCAGTTGATGGTGCCGAACTGTGTGGCCCACATGCCGGTGAAGGCTTGCATTTGGTCACGGCCAGTGAAGTAGGCGAGTTTTTTGGGGTCAGTTTCGCGGATATTCTTTAAGCGCGCAGTGAGGATATCCAGCGCTTTTTCCATGCTGATGGCTTCGTATTCGCCATCGCCGCGTTTGCTGCCGGGTTTACGTAACAGTGGTGTGGAAAGCTTGGCAGGCGAGTATTGCTTCATAATCCCCGCGTTGCCTTTGGCACATAGCACGCCCTTATTGATAGGGTGTTCGCGAGTGCCTTCGATGTAGCGAATTTTTCGATCTTCGACGGTGACTTTGATGCCACACCGACAGGCGCACATGTAACAAGTGGAGTATTTCACCTCTTGTTTATCACGGTCCTCAAACTTGGGTAATGAGCTCATTCCTACCTCGACTGCAAAATGCCAAAAGAATTCTTATCAGAACATCATGCGCCTGATGACGGATTTGAGCTAATGGAAGTATCTAATAGTGGCATAAGCTTATCTTATAAGCTTAGCTTATAGGTGTGGCTAATTATAATTTATTTGTTGCGGTGCGGAATGGATTGGGAAAGTGCGTAAAACGTGGTCAGTTATGACAGCTGATCTAAGAAACGCATCAATCCACCATAATGAATCAATGAGTCTTTGCTCATTAGCGGCTTGCCATTGGCATCGCTACCACCAATTTTGACCCGCAAGTCACGTACGACATTCTCCACATAGCGCGGACTTCTGAATATTTGCTCGGCGATGACGGGTGTAGTTAAACCCAGCAGCAGGCCTTTGAATACGGCGCGCTGAGTAGGGTTGAGCTTGGGCAGTGACGGCTCCAAGAATTTACCGAAGAAATAGGCCTGATTCATA harbors:
- a CDS encoding DUF6516 family protein, with protein sequence MANIDGLGLLLELSGTEYTEENGYWYKIEAWTVEPSEHIPHGIRYNLTLHNNYNKRIMGFDNAHAVKPKKRGRFSGRIVAYDHLHQSSIDKGTPYSFSSPEQLLQDFFQRVNEVLSEVNKS
- a CDS encoding MarR family transcriptional regulator — translated: MSNILKIGIMPREQFQKRMLDVAAGRTKLNKDDPKVWFSSMKSLSEVLSDNNVRLLKMIEETQPKTLKDLAELSGRQVSNLSRTLKTMERYGIVELKKVSRSIEPVVKASQFSIQYGT
- a CDS encoding DUF2330 domain-containing protein, with protein sequence MKLGLLKLPLLLGLFSLSTQASAFCGFYVGKADTGLFNESSQVVYVRDGVRNVVTMASDFKGDAKDFAMVIPVPSVLRKEQISVVNPAVMQHLDAYSAPRLVEYFDPDPCAPVVRRMMAPTAMPSPAMAPAAPTRRAAELGVKIEARYTVAEYDILLLSAKESGGLVTWLKEQGYKLPKGAEPVVGSYLKQDMKFFVAKVNLKELDKSGFTRLRPIRVAYDYKKFMLPIRLGTVNAQGKQELFVYAMTRNGRVETTNYRTVKLPTDVEVPAYIKDNKEFASFYRDMFRTAVNRERGKAVFLEYAWDMNWCDPCAADPLTPLQLRELGAFWVDPKGNSRGGAQDVYITRLHVRYDRANFPEDLMFQVTGNKDNFQGRYVIRHAFKGEASCPAGKNYFSRTLPQRQEKEMRTLANLTGRNINDIRKRVAAK
- a CDS encoding 4Fe-4S dicluster domain-containing protein, with translation MKLGLVVDLDVCVGCHACAVSCKQWNTSGTTGPLTDYAPYDEDPSGVWFNRVRHYEVGDFPNSKTVNMPMSCMHCEQADCVDVCPTGASYKRKEDGIVLIDQDKCMGCNYCSWACPYGARELDRDTGTMKKCTLCVDRIYDESLNEIDRQPSCVITCPAHARHFGDFDDPNSNVSTLVRERGGHQLMPELGYSPTNHYLPPRIMKPQPVAEKPNKSLISSVKDWVNQSIAR
- a CDS encoding RnfABCDGE type electron transport complex subunit D, which produces MSLSLGRIDPRYYQLTVQCGLLLCGWLTLEFVIPWQNLLAVLMSGLLVQGLFLRYYDLPMQWLSALNTCLSIILLLNAAAWWWLALAAMIAITSKFLLRIKGRHVFNPSNIGIVLVLLATEQTWVAHGKWGQGLWLALLMAGFGLVAMLGWRRMLTSLVFLSTYTALLGARAIWLGDPPDIPLHQLQNGALLIFCFFMLSDPMTTPQSPKARVLFGASVALIGWSLQYFWFIPNAFLYALACCSPLVPLLNRRFAGTRFHWLIRRES
- a CDS encoding dimethyl sulfoxide reductase anchor subunit family protein — encoded protein: MHPAFSVIAFTVSSGAGFGLYMLLVMAHVFGFVTLERGTIMGSTVLALVLIIAGLLASTQHLANPKNAWRAFFRFRTSWLSREGVFAVLFFPFAMFYLLGVFLSDTGSIGFFSKLMGLFGVMLAFATLFSQGMIYGCLKTIKQWNTPLTPTNYILLAFATGALLFNLLLALNGHESLGMMGGITLGLIFIATIAKGIYYFWIRTPSASSINTATGFARGKVRLLDVGHTAGTFLTEEFGYKTAQGKINSLKAMVFACGFFIPFLLTTVMVVGASAAVFWALLAFVVAMVGITAERWLFFAEANHVVNLYHGAQRT
- a CDS encoding molybdopterin oxidoreductase family protein — its product is MSSLPKFEDRDKQEVKYSTCYMCACRCGIKVTVEDRKIRYIEGTREHPINKGVLCAKGNAGIMKQYSPAKLSTPLLRKPGSKRGDGEYEAISMEKALDILTARLKNIRETDPKKLAYFTGRDQMQAFTGMWATQFGTINWAAHGGFCSVNMAAGGLYTMGHAFWEFGDPDWDRTKYFMMWGVADDHASNPIKIGLEKIKRRGAKFVSINPTRTGYQAIADEWVGITPGTDMQFALSMVHVLLKHDQFDWEFLIRYTNSAYLVQNTPGEKGDGLFLRDEKGNPLVWDMEKEAPVNGKLPDINPALFYEGEVNGKPVRSSMVIFAETYLDDKYSPEHSAKITGIPADTIERLALEMAHVAFKETIEIEQEWTDYAGRKHDKFIGRPVSMHAMRGISAHSNGFQACRAIHFVQILLGSVDCPGGHLAKPPFPKHIPPHLKPAKETAPNTPLKSPPLGFPTCPEDLVIDDDGKPLRIDKAFSWDAPISNHGLMHMVITNAVKGDPYPIDTLMMFMANMSWNSTMNTSEVRQMLAERDENGEHKIPFIVVSDAYHSEIVNFADLVIPDTTYLERYDTISMLDRPISEPHAACDAIRQPILEPDRDVLSWQEVQLEVGSRLGFPVFVDKEGKRKYKNYKDFVINWEKEPGIGLLAGWRLDENGNEIHLRGKPNPKQWERYAENGAFMEVPFPPETRYYRHANKDYLTWAKKNGWVGSTDQIVMELYSETLQKFNLAGQGLYDGPMPTEQHHKDRLTKYFKPLPEFYTPLEQTRIDEKEYPFHAINQRPMFMYHSWDSQNAWLRQIISQNFLYMNREQGEEMGIEDKDWVWVESHNGKIRVQVKLMEGCVKNTVWTWNAIAKQSGAWGLKKGANEAKDAFLMNHLISELLPKKGDALDNVTNSDPITGQAAWYDLRVKIYPVENGETGAYPQFPDMKKVPGMGETPDILRYNAHANGQSVQLHRSMDDILSRGSVHDDADHKRGDTKRGKPADNDGSKS
- a CDS encoding 2-hydroxyacid dehydrogenase, whose amino-acid sequence is MKPAVLQLTKYPEWDQEVLDANYVVHRGFEIDDMAAFYQAHGASIRGVTGSAGELIDRKLIESLPNLEVISVYGVGFDKVDLEAAREHGVRVSNTPDVLTDDVADLALGMLLMASRRMGQAEAWVRSGDWLNKGSFPLSQRVYGRRAGILGLGRIGEAIGQRLAGFDMTISYSRRSPKDTVLADWTYVADALELAKQCDILFVGLAANDKTRHMVNKEVIEALGPNGMLINISRAANIDEEALLDALEEGTLGAAALDVFEGEPDLNPRFLALDNVLLQPHHASGTVDTRKAMGKLMLDNLQAYFDRGELLTPVV